A genome region from Myxocyprinus asiaticus isolate MX2 ecotype Aquarium Trade chromosome 12, UBuf_Myxa_2, whole genome shotgun sequence includes the following:
- the LOC127449140 gene encoding regulator of G-protein signaling 8 isoform X2: MWGCGNGSSQEENHCEQRADGLAAFRTFLKTEFSDENIKFWLACEDYKKMKSPAKMMSKANKIYKEFIEVHAPREVNIDHRTREETKQRLLEPTSNSLNEVQAKVHSLMEKDSYPRFIRSKMYQDLLNRAQTHCQRKSV; this comes from the exons ATGTGGGGTTGCGGGAACGGGAGCAGTCAGGAAGAAAATCACTGCGAGCAGAGAGCGG ATGGTTTGGCAGCCTTCAGAACCTTCCTCAAAACAGAGTTTAGTGATGAAAACATCAAGTTCTGGCTGGCTTGTGAGGACTACAAAAAGATGAAATCCCCTGCTAAGATGATGTCTAAGGCCAACAAGATCTACAAGGAATTTATTGAGGTTCATGCACCCAGGGAG GTTAACATAGACCACAGGACCCGAGAGGAAACCAAACAGAGGCTTCTGGAGCCAACTTCCAACAGTCTCAATGAAGTCCAAGCAAAAGTGCACAGCCTCATGGAGAAAGATTCGTATCCTCGGTTTATACGATCAAAGATGTATCAGGACTTACTGAACAGAGCACAGACACACTGTCAGAGGAAATCTGTTTAA
- the LOC127449140 gene encoding regulator of G-protein signaling 8 isoform X1, which yields MKTRLGCLSNKSDSCSDFSEFLPPAQERSTRYLKLSTDEVTRWADSFDALLSNKYGLAAFRTFLKTEFSDENIKFWLACEDYKKMKSPAKMMSKANKIYKEFIEVHAPREVNIDHRTREETKQRLLEPTSNSLNEVQAKVHSLMEKDSYPRFIRSKMYQDLLNRAQTHCQRKSV from the exons ATGAAAACTAGACTTGGGTGCCTGTCTAACAAATCTGACTCATGCAGCGATTTCTCAGAATTCCTGCCTCCTGCACAAGAAAGGTCCACAAGATACTTAAA GTTATCCACTGATGAAGTGACCAGATGGGCAGATTCCTTTGATGCTCTACTGTCCAATAAAT ATGGTTTGGCAGCCTTCAGAACCTTCCTCAAAACAGAGTTTAGTGATGAAAACATCAAGTTCTGGCTGGCTTGTGAGGACTACAAAAAGATGAAATCCCCTGCTAAGATGATGTCTAAGGCCAACAAGATCTACAAGGAATTTATTGAGGTTCATGCACCCAGGGAG GTTAACATAGACCACAGGACCCGAGAGGAAACCAAACAGAGGCTTCTGGAGCCAACTTCCAACAGTCTCAATGAAGTCCAAGCAAAAGTGCACAGCCTCATGGAGAAAGATTCGTATCCTCGGTTTATACGATCAAAGATGTATCAGGACTTACTGAACAGAGCACAGACACACTGTCAGAGGAAATCTGTTTAA
- the LOC127448987 gene encoding regulator of G-protein signaling 5-like: MDIYLPAGFSMCRRISGLPNTCLERAKRLKACVGGFLQRQDWSILCYSYKYRKPRLTLEECLMWKQSLDKLLSNKHGLYAFRAFLVSEFSEENIAFFLACEDYKSTKSAAKLPSKAKRIYDEFIGSEAPREVNIDYETRDITQANLTCPTATCFDMAQHRIYILMEKDCYPRFLRSAAYRNLVNQLMVKSTKAKNKRALVNRLPHEEEEPK; the protein is encoded by the exons ATGGATATTTATCTCCCTGCTGGCTTTTCAATGTGCAGAAGAATATCAGGGCTGCCAAACACTTGCCTGGAAAG GGCCAAAAGATTAAAGGCATGTGTGGGTGGATTTCTGCAGAGGCAAGACTGGAGCATCCTTTGCTATTCCTACAAGTACAGAAAACCAAG GTTGACCTTGGAGGAATGTCTGATGTGGAAACAATCTTTAGATAAGCTCTTGTCAAACAAAC ATGGACTATATGCCTTCAGAGCTTTCCTGGTATCTGAGTTTAGTGAAGAAAACATTGCCTTCTTCCTAGCCTGTGAGGACTACAAAAGCACAAAGTCTGCAGCCAAGTTGCCATCCAAAGCAAAGAGGATATACGATGAGTTTATCGGAAGTGAAGCTCCTCGAGAG GTCAACATCGACTATGAGACCCGAGACATCACTCAAGCCAACTTGACATGCCCCACAGCAACCTGCTTTGATATGGCACAGCACCGCATCTACATTCTAATGGAGAAAGACTGTTACCCGCGATTCCTCCGATCGGCTGCCTACCGAAACCTTGTCAACCAGCTTATGGTTAAGAGCACCAAAGCGAAAAACAAAAGGGCTTTAGTGAATAGGCTTCCACATGAAGAGGAAGAACCCAAATGA